A genomic stretch from Marinobacter fonticola includes:
- a CDS encoding chemotaxis protein CheW has translation MSAQAAPFAVLTDIARRSKSLASGLPAQQEAIELWNGIGFTLDGQRYVAPMGEVVEILHVPRYTHVPGVRSFMVGAANVRGRLLPLIDLAHFFDLSRSSRSQRERRVLVIERGDLFSGLVVDSVSGMQYFAMENFIEEPAETPDIVQPFVQGGYRRNEEIWKVFSTFALMEDDRFSDVAQW, from the coding sequence ATGTCCGCCCAGGCTGCCCCCTTTGCCGTACTGACGGATATCGCCCGGCGTAGCAAGTCCCTTGCCTCCGGTCTGCCCGCTCAGCAGGAAGCCATCGAACTGTGGAACGGTATTGGTTTCACATTAGATGGCCAGCGCTATGTCGCACCCATGGGCGAAGTTGTCGAAATCCTTCACGTCCCCCGCTACACCCACGTGCCGGGGGTTCGCTCGTTTATGGTTGGCGCGGCCAACGTTCGGGGTCGCCTGCTGCCCCTCATCGATCTCGCGCACTTTTTTGATCTCAGTCGCAGTTCCCGCAGCCAGCGGGAACGCCGAGTGCTGGTCATCGAACGGGGCGACCTGTTCAGCGGCCTGGTCGTCGATAGCGTCTCAGGCATGCAGTATTTCGCGATGGAAAACTTCATTGAAGAACCCGCGGAAACCCCAGACATCGTTCAGCCTTTCGTTCAGGGAGGCTATCGACGCAATGAGGAAATCTGGAAAGTGTTTTCGACCTTCGCCCTAATGGAAGACGACCGCTTTTCGGATGTAGCCCAGTGGTGA
- a CDS encoding methyl-accepting chemotaxis protein, with translation MKKRAGRFNAGQGANKLVGGLIVALIVLTVLLVAVLFVINRDSQHDQEYIAQASELRVLSQEIAKNASEAAGGTPEAFDQLQRTRDEFATRWGYIIDGHPETGLPPSELAAQSGVQENWNQVRERADTIISTREAVLGLHEVARTLNETIPQLQVEYDDIVQILLDNNAPAEQIALAQRQSLLAERIVRSVNNVLSGDEDAVIAADRFGRDAALFGRVLEGQTEGNPAMGISRVQDEDAIYGLEAVDELFEFVSQNVDAILEASPDLFTVRRASNEIFQSSQALLNETSTLADSFREQADSRLISPLLAYVILAGLAAVVVLIGLTIYRASQARLAQTQEQNEQNQNAILRLLDELADLADGDLTTEATVTEDFTGAIADSINYAIDQMRGLVQAIRGTAVRVSSAAQETQATAIHLADASEHQAQEIAGASAAVNEMAVSIDQVSSNAAESSAVAERSVAIAKKGAEVVQNTIRGMDNIREQIQETSKRIKRLGESSQEIGDIVSLINDIADQTNILSLNAAIQASMAGDAGRGFAVVADEVQRLAERSSAATKQIEALVKTIQSDTNEAVISMEHTTAEVVRGARLAQDAGVALEEIENVSMNLAELIQNISNAARQQASSAAHISNTMNVIQEITSQTSSGTNATAKSIGNLAEMAAELRSSVAGFTLPEEDIPEEEEEDSDVPVVS, from the coding sequence ATGAAGAAAAGAGCCGGAAGATTCAACGCAGGTCAGGGGGCCAACAAACTCGTTGGCGGCCTGATCGTTGCGTTGATCGTACTGACCGTCCTGCTCGTTGCGGTACTGTTCGTCATTAACCGCGACAGCCAGCACGACCAGGAATACATTGCCCAAGCGAGCGAGCTGCGGGTACTGTCCCAGGAAATCGCGAAAAACGCTTCGGAAGCGGCCGGCGGTACGCCGGAAGCCTTCGATCAGCTGCAGCGTACCCGGGACGAGTTCGCCACACGCTGGGGCTATATCATCGATGGTCACCCGGAAACCGGTCTGCCGCCGAGTGAACTCGCGGCCCAGAGCGGCGTACAGGAGAACTGGAATCAGGTCCGTGAGCGGGCCGACACCATTATCTCCACCCGCGAAGCCGTGCTTGGCCTGCACGAAGTTGCCCGCACCCTGAACGAAACCATCCCGCAGCTGCAGGTGGAATACGACGACATCGTTCAAATCCTGCTGGACAACAACGCGCCGGCGGAACAGATCGCACTGGCTCAGCGTCAGTCGCTGCTGGCAGAGCGGATCGTGCGTTCGGTCAACAACGTACTCTCCGGTGACGAAGACGCGGTTATCGCCGCCGACCGTTTCGGTCGCGACGCCGCATTGTTCGGCCGCGTGCTCGAAGGTCAGACGGAAGGCAACCCCGCCATGGGCATCTCCCGGGTCCAGGACGAGGACGCCATCTACGGTCTCGAAGCGGTCGACGAACTGTTCGAGTTCGTCTCCCAGAACGTTGACGCGATTCTCGAAGCGTCTCCCGATCTGTTTACCGTTCGTCGCGCGTCCAACGAAATCTTCCAGAGCTCCCAGGCCCTGCTGAACGAGACCTCTACCCTGGCGGACAGCTTCCGCGAACAAGCCGACTCCCGTCTGATCAGCCCACTGCTGGCCTACGTTATCCTGGCAGGTCTGGCGGCCGTGGTCGTCTTGATCGGTCTGACCATCTATCGCGCGTCTCAAGCACGACTGGCCCAGACCCAGGAACAGAACGAGCAGAACCAGAACGCGATTCTGCGGCTGCTGGACGAACTGGCTGACCTCGCGGATGGTGACCTCACCACCGAGGCGACGGTTACCGAGGACTTCACCGGCGCCATTGCCGACTCTATCAACTACGCGATCGACCAGATGCGTGGACTGGTACAGGCCATTCGTGGCACGGCGGTTCGGGTTTCCTCAGCAGCCCAGGAAACACAGGCCACCGCGATCCACCTGGCGGACGCTTCCGAGCATCAGGCTCAGGAAATTGCCGGCGCCTCCGCGGCGGTGAACGAGATGGCGGTGTCCATCGACCAGGTCTCCTCCAACGCTGCCGAATCTTCAGCGGTTGCGGAGCGGTCGGTAGCGATCGCGAAGAAAGGCGCGGAAGTGGTACAGAACACCATCCGCGGCATGGACAACATCCGTGAGCAGATCCAGGAAACCTCCAAGCGGATCAAGCGACTGGGTGAATCGTCCCAGGAAATCGGCGACATCGTATCGTTGATCAACGACATCGCCGACCAGACCAACATCCTGTCCCTGAACGCAGCGATCCAGGCGTCCATGGCCGGTGACGCCGGTCGAGGCTTCGCGGTGGTTGCAGACGAAGTTCAGCGCCTGGCGGAGCGCTCCTCCGCGGCAACCAAACAGATCGAAGCCCTGGTTAAGACGATCCAGTCCGACACCAACGAGGCGGTTATCTCCATGGAACACACCACCGCCGAGGTGGTCCGTGGTGCTCGTCTGGCCCAGGATGCGGGTGTTGCCCTCGAGGAAATCGAGAACGTCTCGATGAACCTCGCGGAACTGATTCAGAACATCTCCAACGCGGCACGCCAGCAGGCCTCGTCCGCGGCACACATCTCCAACACGATGAACGTTATCCAGGAGATCACATCGCAGACGTCCTCCGGTACCAACGCAACCGCGAAGTCTATCGGCAACCTGGCCGAAATGGCGGCCGAACTGCGGTCCTCCGTTGCCGGCTTCACTCTGCCGGAAGAGGACATCCCGGAAGAGGAAGAGGAAGATAGCGACGTTCCCGTCGTCAGTTGA
- a CDS encoding CheR family methyltransferase, producing MIMTETRNDRTSGVWTLRPLPEMDAAQFQQWQQLLEDRTGMILTAERRSFLQTNLGIRMREIGCETYQAYYEKVVSGPGAIVEWAILVDRLTVQETRFFRDPDAFRLVSDYIMTRPRQHLKRHPLEAWSVGCSTGEEPYTLAMLLDECMQQLELEPLFGVTGSDISKPALEKAQKGLFGARKLVSTDLAVRDRYFRLTEGNQWEIDPAIRQRVCFTRLNVLDLSQAPMHGMDIIFCQNLLIYFRRWRRREIVKRLTERLAPGGLLVLGQGELTDWQHPSLQRVPSDSVLAWIRRQTDEE from the coding sequence ATGATCATGACCGAGACGCGCAACGACAGAACCTCCGGTGTTTGGACACTGCGCCCGCTGCCAGAAATGGACGCGGCGCAGTTCCAGCAATGGCAGCAGCTGCTGGAAGACCGGACCGGAATGATCTTGACGGCTGAACGGCGTTCGTTCCTTCAGACCAATCTTGGCATCCGGATGCGCGAAATTGGTTGCGAAACCTATCAGGCCTATTACGAGAAAGTGGTATCCGGCCCCGGCGCAATCGTCGAGTGGGCCATCCTGGTGGACCGGCTCACCGTTCAGGAAACCCGTTTCTTTCGTGACCCTGATGCCTTCCGGCTGGTTTCGGACTACATCATGACCCGGCCCCGGCAACACCTTAAGCGGCATCCACTGGAAGCCTGGAGCGTGGGCTGTTCTACTGGCGAGGAGCCTTACACCCTCGCCATGCTGCTGGATGAGTGCATGCAGCAGCTTGAACTGGAACCGCTGTTCGGCGTCACCGGCTCGGATATCAGCAAACCGGCGCTGGAAAAAGCTCAGAAAGGATTGTTTGGTGCTCGCAAGCTGGTGAGCACCGACCTGGCGGTAAGAGATCGTTACTTTCGCCTGACGGAGGGCAACCAGTGGGAAATCGACCCGGCCATCCGCCAACGTGTGTGTTTCACCCGACTGAATGTGCTGGACCTCAGTCAGGCACCGATGCATGGCATGGATATCATTTTCTGCCAGAACCTGCTCATCTATTTCCGCCGTTGGCGGCGCAGGGAAATCGTTAAGCGCTTGACTGAAAGGCTCGCGCCCGGAGGCCTTCTGGTCCTGGGGCAGGGCGAGTTAACGGACTGGCAGCACCCGTCCCTGCAACGGGTGCCATCGGATAGTGTTCTGGCGTGGATCCGCCGCCAGACTGACGAAGAATAA